The following proteins come from a genomic window of Pseudomonas sp. WJP1:
- the rlmE gene encoding 23S rRNA (uridine(2552)-2'-O)-methyltransferase RlmE, with amino-acid sequence MARSKTSLGWLKRHVNDPYVKQAQKDGYRSRASYKLLEVQEKYKLIRPGMTVVDLGAAPGGWSQVTSRLIGGQGRLIASDILEMDSIPDVTFIQGDFTQDEVLAQILDAVGNSPVDLVISDMAPNMSGTPAVDMPKAMFLCELALDLAARILKPGGNFVIKVFQGEGFDAYVKDARQKFDKVQMIKPDSSRGSSREQYMLAWGYRGRSE; translated from the coding sequence ATGGCGCGTTCCAAGACAAGCCTTGGTTGGCTGAAAAGACATGTCAATGATCCCTATGTGAAGCAGGCGCAGAAGGATGGCTACCGCTCGCGTGCGAGTTACAAGCTTCTGGAGGTCCAGGAGAAATACAAGCTGATCCGTCCGGGTATGACCGTTGTCGACCTGGGGGCGGCGCCCGGTGGCTGGTCGCAGGTCACTAGCCGGCTGATCGGTGGGCAGGGGCGCCTGATCGCCTCGGACATCCTGGAAATGGACAGCATTCCGGACGTGACTTTCATCCAGGGTGACTTCACCCAGGACGAAGTGCTCGCTCAGATCCTGGACGCCGTGGGTAATTCGCCGGTGGACCTTGTGATTTCCGATATGGCCCCCAATATGAGTGGTACGCCTGCCGTAGATATGCCCAAAGCCATGTTTCTTTGCGAGCTGGCGCTTGATCTGGCGGCCCGGATACTCAAGCCGGGTGGTAATTTCGTGATCAAGGTTTTTCAGGGCGAAGGGTTTGATGCTTACGTGAAGGACGCTCGTCAGAAATTCGACAAGGTCCAGATGATCAAGCCGGACTCTTCCCGTGGCAGTTCCCGCGAGCAATACATGCTGGCTTGGGGCTACCGCGGCCGGAGTGAATAA
- the carB gene encoding carbamoyl-phosphate synthase large subunit, translating into MPKRTDIKSILILGAGPIVIGQACEFDYSGAQACKALREEGYRVILVNSNPATIMTDPAMADATYIEPIKWQTVAKIIEKERPDALLPTMGGQTALNCALDLEREGVLEKFGVEMIGANADTIDKAEDRSRFDKAMKSIGLACPRSGIAHSMEEANAVLEKLGFPCIIRPSFTMGGTGGGIAYNREEFEEICARGLDLSPTKELLIDESLIGWKEYEMEVVRDKKDNCIIVCSIENFDPMGVHTGDSITVAPAQTLTDKEYQILRNASLAVLREIGVETGGSNVQFGICPNTGRMVVIEMNPRVSRSSALASKATGFPIAKVAAKLAVGYTLDELSNDITGGKTPASFEPSIDYVVTKLPRFAFEKFAKADARLTTQMKSVGEVMAIGRTFQESLQKALRGLEVGVCGLDEKVDLSNPESMSVLKRELTVPGAERIWYVADAMRAGMSVEDIFGMTMIDPWFLVQMEDLIKDEEKVKTLGLTSIDRDLMFRLKRKGFSDMRLAKLLGVTEKSLRAHRHKLDIFPVYKRVDTCAAEFATDTAYLYSTYEEECEAAPSGRDKIMILGGGPNRIGQGIEFDYCCVHAALALRDDGYETIMVNCNPETVSTDYDTSDRLYFEPVTLEDVLEIVRVEKPKGVIVQYGGQTPLKLARALEAAGVPIIGTSPDAIDRAEDRERFQQMVQRLNLRQPPNATVRSEDEAIRAAAKIGYPLVVRPSYVLGGRAMEIVYEEEELKRYLREAVQVSNDSPVLLDHFLNCAIEMDVDAVCDGKDVVIGAIMQHIEQAGVHSGDSACSLPPYSLPAHIQDEMREQVKKMALELGVVGLMNVQLALQGEDIYVIEVNPRASRTVPFVSKCIGVSLAMIAARVMAGKTLKELGFTKEIIPNFYSVKEAVFPFAKFPGVDPILGPEMKSTGEVMGVGDTFGEAFAKAQMGASEVLPTGGTAFISVRDDDKPLVAGVARDLINLGFEVVATAGTAKLIEAAGLKVRRVNKVTEGRPHVVDMIKNDEVTLIINTTEGRQSIADSYSIRRNALQHKIYCTTTIAAGEAICEALKFGPEKTVRRLQDLHAGLKA; encoded by the coding sequence ATGCCAAAACGTACAGACATTAAAAGCATCCTGATTCTCGGCGCTGGCCCGATCGTGATCGGCCAGGCCTGCGAATTCGACTACTCCGGCGCCCAGGCCTGCAAAGCCCTGCGCGAAGAGGGCTACCGCGTCATCCTGGTGAACTCCAACCCGGCCACCATCATGACCGATCCGGCCATGGCCGACGCCACCTACATCGAGCCGATCAAGTGGCAGACCGTTGCCAAGATCATCGAGAAGGAGCGTCCGGACGCGCTGCTGCCAACCATGGGCGGCCAGACGGCTCTGAACTGCGCCCTGGACCTGGAGCGCGAAGGCGTCCTGGAGAAGTTCGGCGTAGAAATGATCGGTGCCAACGCCGACACCATCGACAAGGCTGAAGACCGTTCGCGCTTCGACAAGGCGATGAAATCCATCGGCCTGGCGTGCCCGCGTTCCGGCATCGCCCACAGCATGGAAGAGGCCAATGCGGTCCTCGAGAAGCTGGGCTTCCCATGCATCATCCGTCCGTCCTTCACCATGGGCGGCACCGGTGGTGGTATCGCCTACAACCGTGAAGAGTTCGAAGAAATCTGCGCCCGTGGTCTGGACCTGTCGCCGACCAAAGAGCTGCTGATCGACGAATCGCTGATCGGCTGGAAAGAATATGAAATGGAAGTTGTCCGTGACAAAAAGGACAACTGCATCATCGTCTGCTCCATCGAAAACTTTGACCCGATGGGCGTGCACACCGGTGACTCGATCACCGTGGCACCGGCACAGACCCTGACCGACAAGGAATACCAGATCCTGCGTAACGCCTCCCTGGCGGTACTGCGTGAGATCGGCGTGGAAACCGGTGGTTCGAACGTGCAGTTCGGCATCTGCCCGAACACCGGCCGCATGGTCGTGATCGAGATGAACCCGCGCGTATCCCGTTCCTCGGCACTGGCCTCGAAAGCCACCGGTTTCCCGATCGCCAAGGTCGCGGCTAAGCTGGCTGTGGGCTACACCCTGGACGAACTGTCGAACGACATCACCGGCGGCAAGACCCCGGCGTCCTTCGAGCCGTCCATCGACTACGTCGTGACCAAGCTGCCACGTTTCGCCTTCGAGAAATTCGCCAAGGCTGACGCGCGCCTGACCACTCAGATGAAATCGGTCGGTGAAGTCATGGCCATCGGCCGTACCTTCCAGGAATCCCTGCAGAAAGCCCTGCGCGGCCTGGAAGTGGGTGTTTGCGGTCTGGACGAGAAGGTTGACCTGAGCAATCCGGAAAGCATGAGCGTCCTCAAGCGCGAACTGACCGTGCCGGGCGCCGAGCGTATCTGGTACGTGGCGGACGCGATGCGCGCCGGCATGAGCGTTGAAGACATCTTCGGCATGACCATGATCGACCCTTGGTTCCTGGTGCAGATGGAAGATCTGATCAAGGACGAAGAGAAGGTCAAGACCCTGGGTCTGACCAGCATCGACCGCGACCTGATGTTCCGCCTCAAGCGCAAGGGCTTCTCCGACATGCGCCTGGCCAAGCTGCTGGGTGTGACCGAGAAGAGCCTGCGTGCCCATCGTCACAAGCTGGACATCTTCCCGGTCTACAAGCGCGTCGACACCTGCGCCGCCGAGTTCGCCACTGATACCGCGTACCTGTACTCCACGTACGAAGAAGAGTGCGAAGCCGCGCCGTCGGGCCGCGACAAGATCATGATCCTGGGTGGCGGTCCTAACCGTATCGGCCAGGGCATCGAGTTCGACTACTGCTGCGTACACGCGGCACTGGCCCTGCGCGATGACGGTTACGAGACCATCATGGTCAACTGCAACCCGGAAACCGTTTCCACCGACTACGACACCTCCGATCGCCTGTACTTCGAGCCAGTGACCCTGGAAGACGTGCTGGAAATCGTCCGCGTCGAGAAGCCAAAAGGCGTGATCGTCCAGTACGGCGGCCAGACCCCGCTGAAACTGGCTCGTGCCCTGGAAGCTGCTGGCGTGCCGATCATCGGTACCAGCCCTGACGCCATCGACCGTGCTGAAGACCGTGAGCGCTTCCAGCAAATGGTCCAGCGCCTGAACCTGCGTCAGCCGCCAAACGCCACCGTGCGCAGCGAAGACGAAGCGATTCGTGCTGCCGCGAAGATCGGTTACCCGCTGGTGGTGCGTCCGTCCTATGTACTGGGCGGACGTGCGATGGAAATCGTCTACGAAGAAGAAGAACTCAAGCGCTACCTGCGTGAAGCGGTTCAAGTGTCCAACGACAGCCCGGTGCTGCTGGACCACTTCCTCAACTGCGCCATCGAAATGGACGTGGATGCGGTCTGCGACGGTAAAGACGTGGTGATCGGCGCGATCATGCAGCACATCGAGCAGGCCGGCGTTCACTCCGGTGACTCCGCGTGCTCGCTGCCGCCGTACTCGCTGCCAGCGCACATCCAGGACGAGATGCGCGAACAGGTCAAGAAAATGGCCCTGGAACTGGGCGTAGTCGGCCTGATGAACGTACAGTTGGCGCTGCAAGGCGAAGACATCTACGTCATCGAAGTCAACCCGCGCGCCTCGCGTACCGTACCGTTCGTGTCCAAGTGCATCGGTGTTTCCCTGGCGATGATCGCAGCCCGCGTGATGGCCGGTAAAACCCTGAAGGAACTGGGTTTCACCAAGGAAATCATTCCGAACTTCTACAGCGTGAAAGAGGCGGTGTTCCCGTTCGCCAAATTCCCTGGCGTTGACCCGATCCTCGGCCCAGAAATGAAGTCCACCGGTGAAGTGATGGGCGTGGGCGACACCTTCGGTGAAGCATTCGCCAAGGCCCAGATGGGCGCCAGTGAAGTGCTGCCGACCGGCGGTACTGCGTTCATCAGCGTGCGTGATGACGACAAGCCACTGGTTGCAGGCGTGGCCCGTGATCTGATCAACTTGGGCTTTGAAGTGGTTGCCACTGCCGGTACTGCCAAGCTGATCGAAGCCGCAGGCCTGAAAGTGCGCCGCGTGAACAAGGTGACCGAAGGGCGTCCGCACGTAGTCGACATGATCAAGAATGACGAAGTCACCCTGATCATCAACACTACCGAAGGCCGTCAGTCTATCGCTGACTCCTATTCCATTCGTCGCAATGCCCTGCAGCACAAGATCTACTGCACCACCACCATTGCTGCTGGCGAAGCGATCTGCGAAGCGTTGAAGTTCGGTCCCGAGAAGACCGTACGCCGCTTGCAGGATCTACACGCAGGATTGAAGGCATGA
- the carA gene encoding glutamine-hydrolyzing carbamoyl-phosphate synthase small subunit, producing MTKPAILALADGSIFRGEAIGADGQTVGEVVFNTAMTGYQEILTDPSYAQQIVTLTYPHIGNTGTTPEDAESNRVWSAGLVIRDLPLVASNWRNTMSLSDYLKANNVVAIAGIDTRRLTRILREKGAQNGCIMAGDNISEEAAIAAAQGFPGLKGMDLAKVVSTTEKYEWRSTVWDLKTDSHATIEASELPYHVVAYDYGVKVNILRMLVERGCRVTVVPAQTPAAEALALKPDGVFLSNGPGDPEPCDYAIQAIKDVLETEIPVFGICLGHQLLALASGAKTLKMGHGHHGANHPVQDLDSGVVMITSQNHGFAVDEATLPANVRAIHKSLFDGTLQGIERTDKSAFSFQGHPEASPGPNDVAPLFDRFINEMAKRR from the coding sequence TTGACTAAGCCAGCCATACTCGCCCTTGCTGATGGCAGCATTTTTCGCGGCGAAGCCATTGGAGCCGACGGTCAAACCGTTGGTGAGGTGGTGTTCAACACCGCAATGACCGGCTATCAGGAAATCCTTACCGATCCTTCCTACGCCCAACAAATCGTTACCCTGACTTACCCGCACATCGGCAACACCGGCACCACGCCGGAAGACGCCGAATCCAACCGCGTCTGGTCTGCCGGCCTGGTCATCCGTGACTTGCCACTGGTGGCGAGCAACTGGCGTAACACGATGTCCCTGTCCGACTACCTGAAGGCCAACAACGTTGTGGCCATCGCCGGTATCGACACCCGCCGCCTGACGCGCATCCTGCGTGAAAAAGGTGCGCAGAACGGTTGCATCATGGCCGGTGACAACATTTCCGAAGAAGCCGCCATCGCCGCTGCCCAGGGCTTCCCTGGCCTCAAAGGCATGGACCTGGCAAAAGTCGTCAGCACCACTGAGAAATACGAGTGGCGTTCGACTGTCTGGGATCTGAAAACCGACAGCCACGCGACCATCGAAGCCTCCGAGCTGCCATACCACGTGGTCGCCTACGACTACGGCGTCAAGGTGAACATCCTGCGCATGCTGGTCGAGCGTGGTTGCCGCGTGACCGTGGTGCCTGCACAGACGCCTGCCGCCGAAGCGCTGGCCCTGAAGCCGGACGGCGTGTTCCTGTCCAACGGCCCTGGCGATCCTGAGCCTTGCGACTACGCGATCCAGGCGATCAAGGACGTGCTGGAAACCGAGATCCCGGTATTCGGTATCTGCCTCGGTCACCAACTGCTGGCCCTGGCCTCCGGCGCCAAGACCCTGAAAATGGGTCACGGCCACCACGGTGCCAACCACCCTGTCCAGGACCTGGACTCTGGCGTTGTGATGATCACCAGCCAGAACCACGGTTTCGCGGTAGACGAAGCGACCCTGCCTGCCAACGTTCGCGCGATTCACAAATCGCTGTTCGACGGCACCCTGCAAGGGATCGAGCGTACCGACAAGAGCGCCTTCAGCTTCCAGGGTCACCCTGAAGCCAGCCCTGGCCCGAACGACGTAGCACCTCTGTTCGATCGCTTCATCAACGAGATGGCCAAGCGACGCTGA
- the greA gene encoding transcription elongation factor GreA: protein MTKYPMTVQGARALEEEHAHLTKVVRPKLSQDIGTARELGDLKENAEYHAAREQQGMVEARIRDIEGRIQNQVIIDVTTIPHTGKVIFGTTVEIANVETDESVTYHIVGEDEADFKLGKISVGSPLARALIGKEEGDVVVVKTPGGVIEYEIVEVRHI from the coding sequence ATAACGAAGTACCCGATGACCGTTCAGGGCGCTCGCGCCCTGGAAGAAGAACATGCTCACCTGACCAAGGTCGTTCGTCCGAAGCTCAGCCAGGACATCGGTACGGCCCGCGAGTTGGGTGACTTGAAGGAAAACGCCGAATACCACGCTGCCCGCGAGCAGCAGGGTATGGTCGAGGCGCGGATTCGTGACATCGAAGGCCGGATTCAGAATCAGGTCATCATCGACGTCACAACCATTCCTCACACTGGCAAGGTTATCTTCGGCACCACCGTCGAAATCGCCAACGTCGAGACTGATGAAAGCGTCACTTACCACATCGTGGGTGAGGATGAGGCTGACTTCAAACTCGGCAAGATTTCGGTCGGTTCACCCTTGGCCCGAGCCTTGATCGGCAAGGAAGAGGGTGATGTGGTCGTCGTCAAAACGCCTGGTGGCGTTATCGAGTACGAGATTGTCGAAGTCCGTCACATCTGA
- a CDS encoding YhbY family RNA-binding protein, producing the protein MPLTQEQKKQYKSIGHHLKPVLIVADNGLTEGVLAELERALADHELIKIKLNILDRESRLANIAELCKVGKADLVQVIGKMALIYRKNFSVNKQLSNVHRFK; encoded by the coding sequence ATGCCGCTCACTCAAGAGCAGAAGAAACAGTACAAATCCATTGGCCACCATCTGAAACCAGTATTGATTGTGGCTGACAACGGTTTGACTGAAGGTGTGTTAGCCGAACTTGAACGCGCTTTGGCGGATCACGAGCTGATCAAGATCAAGCTCAACATCCTCGATCGCGAATCGCGCCTGGCAAACATTGCCGAGCTGTGCAAGGTTGGTAAAGCGGATCTGGTTCAGGTCATCGGCAAGATGGCACTGATTTACCGCAAGAACTTCAGCGTCAACAAGCAGCTGTCGAACGTCCATCGCTTCAAGTGA
- the dnaJ gene encoding molecular chaperone DnaJ gives MAKRDYYEVLGVERGSSEADLKKAYRRLAMKHHPDRNPDDKASEEMFKEANEAYEVLSDSSKRAAYDQYGHAGVDPSMGGGGAGFGGQNFSDIFGDVFSDFFGGGRGGSRGGAQRGSDLRYTLELNLEEAVRGTSVNIRVPTLVNCKPCDGSGAKKGSSPVTCPTCGGIGQVRMQQGFFSVQQTCPRCHGQGKIISDPCDSCHGEGRVEEYKTLSVKVPAGVDTGDRIRLSGEGEAGAQGGPTGDLYVVINVREHSIFQRDGKHLFCEVPISFVDAALGGELEIPTLDGRVKLKIPEGTQTGKQFRVRGKGVAPVRGGGAGDLMCRVAVETPVNLSRRQREMLEEFRNSLADDNSHSPKTTGWFEGVKRFFGDL, from the coding sequence ATGGCAAAGCGTGACTATTACGAAGTATTGGGTGTTGAACGAGGCTCAAGCGAGGCGGACCTGAAAAAGGCCTACCGTCGCCTGGCGATGAAGCACCACCCGGACCGTAATCCTGATGACAAGGCATCGGAAGAGATGTTCAAGGAGGCCAACGAGGCCTACGAAGTGCTCTCCGATTCCAGCAAGCGTGCGGCATACGACCAGTACGGCCATGCCGGTGTCGACCCGAGCATGGGTGGCGGCGGTGCCGGTTTCGGCGGTCAGAATTTCTCCGACATCTTTGGTGATGTCTTCAGCGACTTCTTCGGTGGCGGTCGCGGTGGTTCCCGTGGCGGCGCCCAGCGTGGCAGCGACTTGCGCTACACCCTGGAGCTGAACCTGGAAGAAGCGGTGCGTGGCACCAGCGTGAATATCCGCGTTCCGACATTGGTCAACTGCAAGCCGTGCGACGGCTCGGGTGCCAAGAAAGGCTCTTCGCCGGTGACCTGCCCGACCTGTGGCGGTATCGGCCAGGTGCGCATGCAGCAAGGCTTCTTCTCGGTGCAGCAAACCTGCCCGCGTTGCCATGGTCAGGGCAAGATCATTTCCGACCCTTGCGACTCCTGCCATGGCGAAGGTCGTGTCGAAGAGTACAAGACCCTGTCGGTCAAAGTGCCGGCCGGTGTCGATACCGGTGATCGCATTCGCCTGTCGGGCGAGGGCGAGGCGGGTGCCCAAGGCGGGCCGACCGGCGATCTGTACGTGGTGATCAACGTGCGCGAGCACTCGATCTTCCAGCGCGACGGCAAGCATCTGTTCTGCGAAGTGCCTATCAGCTTCGTCGATGCGGCGCTGGGTGGCGAACTGGAGATTCCGACCCTCGATGGTCGGGTCAAGCTGAAGATCCCTGAAGGGACTCAGACCGGCAAGCAGTTCCGCGTGCGTGGCAAAGGCGTTGCGCCTGTGCGTGGCGGCGGTGCGGGTGACTTGATGTGCCGTGTGGCAGTTGAGACGCCGGTCAACCTGAGCCGTCGTCAGCGTGAAATGCTCGAAGAGTTCCGCAACTCCCTGGCGGACGACAACAGTCATTCCCCGAAAACCACGGGCTGGTTCGAAGGCGTGAAGCGCTTCTTCGGCGATTTGTAA
- a CDS encoding MFS transporter produces MLWQLAQMLWVGGLWLVHLGLQPVLGRIGLAPLLIEEIAGMFETMVVGFATVCVIFQALVLVQAKGLASLWRDFRGQVLLIALCACAMFVVVGIGWPNAQRWQVFSYLVLGFSGLVLVMQPVPGWSGRVREAHP; encoded by the coding sequence ATGCTCTGGCAGCTGGCCCAGATGTTGTGGGTCGGCGGTCTGTGGCTGGTGCATCTTGGTTTGCAGCCGGTGTTGGGCCGAATTGGCCTGGCGCCGTTGCTGATCGAAGAGATCGCCGGCATGTTCGAGACCATGGTGGTGGGGTTTGCCACCGTGTGCGTGATCTTTCAGGCTTTGGTGCTGGTACAGGCCAAGGGCCTTGCCAGTCTATGGCGGGATTTTCGTGGGCAGGTTCTGCTGATCGCGTTGTGCGCCTGTGCGATGTTTGTCGTCGTGGGTATCGGCTGGCCGAATGCGCAGCGCTGGCAGGTGTTCAGCTATCTGGTCCTGGGGTTCTCGGGGCTGGTCCTGGTCATGCAACCGGTGCCTGGATGGAGTGGCAGGGTGCGCGAAGCACACCCTTGA
- the ftsH gene encoding ATP-dependent zinc metalloprotease FtsH: protein MAKNLILWLIIAAVLVTVMNNFSSPNEPQTLNYSDFIQQVKDGKVERVAVDGYVITGKRNDGDSFKTIRPAIQDNGLIGDLVDNHVVVEGKQPEQQSIWTQLLVASFPILVIIAVFMFFMRQMQGGAGGKGGPMSFGKSKARLLSEDQVKTTLADVAGCDEAKEEVGELVEFLRDPGKFQRLGGRIPRGVLMVGPPGTGKTLLAKAIAGEAKVPFFTISGSDFVEMFVGVGASRVRDMFEQAKKHAPCIIFIDEIDAVGRHRGAGMGGGHDEREQTLNQLLVEMDGFEMNDGIIVIAATNRPDVLDPALLRPGRFDRQVVVGLPDIRGREQILKVHMRKVPMGDDVAPAVIARGTPGFSGADLANLVNEASLFAARAGKRIVEMKEFELAKDKIMMGAERKSMVMSEKEKQNTAYHEAGHAIVGRVVPEHDPVYKVSIIPRGRALGVTMFLPEEDRYSLSKRALISQICSLYGGRIAEEMTLGFDGVTTGASNDIMRASQIARNMVTKWGLSEKLGPLMYAEEEGEVFLGRGGGGQAASFSGETAKLIDSEVRSIIDQCYGTAKQILTDNRDKLDAMADALMKYETIDAEQIDDIMAGRTPREPRDWSGGTGTSGTPPAVQGERPETPIGGPAADV from the coding sequence ATGGCAAAGAATCTGATCCTGTGGTTGATCATCGCGGCTGTCCTGGTGACAGTGATGAACAACTTCTCCAGCCCTAACGAGCCGCAGACCCTCAACTATTCCGACTTCATCCAGCAGGTCAAGGATGGCAAGGTCGAGCGCGTGGCGGTTGATGGCTACGTGATTACCGGCAAGCGCAACGATGGCGACAGCTTCAAGACCATTCGTCCGGCGATCCAGGACAATGGCCTGATCGGCGACCTGGTGGACAACCATGTCGTGGTCGAAGGCAAGCAGCCTGAACAGCAAAGCATCTGGACCCAGCTCCTGGTTGCGAGCTTCCCGATCCTGGTGATCATCGCCGTGTTCATGTTCTTCATGCGGCAGATGCAGGGCGGTGCTGGTGGCAAGGGCGGGCCGATGAGCTTCGGCAAGAGCAAGGCGCGCCTGCTCTCCGAAGATCAGGTGAAAACCACCCTGGCAGACGTTGCCGGTTGCGACGAAGCCAAGGAAGAAGTGGGTGAGCTGGTCGAGTTCCTGCGTGATCCTGGCAAGTTCCAGCGCCTGGGCGGCCGCATTCCTCGCGGCGTGCTGATGGTCGGTCCTCCGGGTACCGGTAAAACCCTGTTGGCCAAGGCGATTGCCGGCGAAGCCAAGGTGCCTTTCTTTACCATTTCCGGTTCCGATTTCGTCGAGATGTTCGTCGGTGTCGGTGCCAGCCGTGTTCGCGACATGTTCGAGCAGGCCAAGAAACACGCACCATGCATCATCTTCATCGATGAAATCGACGCCGTCGGTCGCCACCGTGGTGCTGGCATGGGTGGTGGTCACGACGAACGCGAGCAGACTCTCAACCAGTTGCTGGTGGAGATGGACGGTTTCGAAATGAACGACGGCATCATCGTGATCGCCGCGACCAACCGTCCAGACGTACTGGACCCTGCGCTGCTGCGTCCGGGCCGTTTCGACCGTCAGGTCGTGGTCGGTCTGCCGGATATCCGTGGTCGCGAACAGATTCTCAAGGTCCACATGCGCAAAGTGCCAATGGGTGATGACGTCGCTCCGGCGGTGATCGCTCGTGGTACGCCTGGTTTCTCCGGTGCCGACCTGGCCAACCTGGTCAACGAAGCTTCGTTGTTCGCTGCCCGTGCCGGCAAGCGCATCGTCGAAATGAAAGAGTTCGAACTGGCCAAGGACAAGATCATGATGGGCGCCGAGCGCAAATCCATGGTTATGTCCGAGAAAGAGAAACAGAACACCGCTTATCACGAAGCTGGTCACGCCATTGTCGGTCGCGTCGTGCCTGAGCATGATCCAGTGTACAAGGTCTCGATCATCCCGCGCGGTCGTGCGCTGGGCGTGACCATGTTCCTGCCGGAAGAAGATCGCTACAGCCTGTCCAAGCGCGCGCTGATCAGCCAGATCTGCTCGCTCTACGGTGGCCGTATCGCCGAAGAAATGACCTTGGGCTTCGATGGCGTCACCACCGGTGCGTCCAACGACATCATGCGCGCCAGCCAGATTGCACGGAACATGGTGACCAAGTGGGGTCTTTCCGAAAAACTCGGTCCGCTGATGTACGCTGAAGAGGAAGGTGAAGTGTTCCTCGGTCGCGGCGGCGGTGGCCAGGCTGCAAGTTTCTCCGGTGAGACAGCCAAGCTGATCGACTCCGAGGTGCGCAGCATCATCGACCAGTGCTACGGCACCGCCAAGCAGATCCTCACGGACAACCGTGACAAGCTCGACGCCATGGCCGATGCCCTGATGAAGTATGAAACCATCGATGCAGAGCAGATCGACGACATCATGGCTGGACGCACACCGCGCGAGCCTCGCGACTGGTCGGGTGGTACGGGTACGTCCGGTACGCCTCCAGCGGTGCAGGGTGAACGTCCGGAAACACCTATCGGCGGTCCCGCTGCTGACGTTTAA
- the dapB gene encoding 4-hydroxy-tetrahydrodipicolinate reductase has protein sequence MRRIAVMGAAGRMGKTLIEAVQQAPGAGLTAAVDRPDSTLVGADAGELAAIGRIGVPLSGDLDRVVDEFDVLIDFTHPTVTLKNLAFCRKHNKAMIIGTTGFSVEEKQLLAEAGKDIPIVFAANFSVGVNLCLKLLDTAARVLGDDVDIEITEAHHRHKVDAPSGTAVRMGEVIADALGRDLKKVAVYGREGQTGARERETIGFATVRAGDIVGDHTVLFAADGERVEITHKASSRMTFAKGAVRAALWLDGREAGLYDMQDVLDLR, from the coding sequence ATGCGACGTATAGCTGTGATGGGCGCCGCCGGGCGCATGGGCAAAACTCTGATCGAAGCCGTGCAGCAAGCACCGGGTGCCGGCCTGACGGCGGCAGTGGATCGTCCTGACAGTACGCTGGTCGGCGCGGACGCCGGTGAGCTGGCGGCTATCGGTCGTATCGGCGTGCCGTTGTCGGGCGATCTGGATCGTGTGGTCGATGAATTCGACGTGCTGATCGACTTCACCCATCCGACGGTGACCCTGAAGAACCTCGCTTTCTGCCGCAAGCACAACAAGGCGATGATCATCGGCACTACCGGCTTCAGTGTTGAAGAGAAGCAGTTGCTGGCAGAGGCGGGCAAGGATATCCCGATCGTCTTCGCAGCCAACTTCAGCGTCGGTGTAAACCTGTGCCTGAAGCTGCTCGACACCGCCGCTCGCGTGCTGGGTGACGATGTCGATATCGAGATCACCGAAGCTCACCATCGGCATAAAGTCGATGCGCCGTCCGGTACGGCCGTGCGCATGGGTGAAGTGATTGCCGATGCCCTGGGTCGCGACCTGAAGAAAGTCGCGGTTTACGGTCGTGAGGGCCAGACCGGTGCTCGCGAGCGCGAGACCATCGGTTTTGCCACGGTACGCGCTGGTGACATCGTGGGCGATCACACCGTACTGTTCGCCGCTGACGGTGAGCGTGTCGAGATCACTCACAAGGCCTCCAGTCGCATGACCTTCGCCAAGGGTGCGGTACGTGCTGCTTTGTGGCTCGACGGACGTGAAGCGGGTCTTTACGACATGCAAGACGTGCTCGACCTGCGGTAA